One part of the Actinomycetota bacterium genome encodes these proteins:
- a CDS encoding matrixin family metalloprotease, with amino-acid sequence MGLNGSLSASALTVVPGETVVFELRVTDDGAGEGTAGQPVVLKVGGPGRPFSYIVPETVTIAAGGSETVRVGFRVPRTSVPAAGPLPFDVRAEGLGIVLAEGVVDVAPFSILSATIDPVEVSGRGPGRHTVTVSNRGNAPVNVTLAAYPGEGIDVRVDPPVVVPSPEGSASATVEVTPKSQPFTGDTRTFEFKVVATAEGGKPVEVGGRLVQQVAVATRKVVASGVVVAVLVLALVLGLTVFNGGSPSGSAQAPEVENVAANDACPAEGRRDNYGVSGMRPEDIPRLPNAYSFLHVMEDGCTPVRFNPCEPVHYVQNSALAPPTGAADVREAFAKLSRATGITFVDDGETDEVARARSNHYLPERYGERWAPILVSWTRFPSQGNDPTIQAVGRGIGHRVGDVLVSGQLSLNVDAVTDREARTPLDGGFGPEIGSGVGAIGPKGVTWGRIILHELAHVIGLGHTRDKGAIMYPESAEQTGRPSEFQQPDLQGIRYLGREMGCLATPPVPGA; translated from the coding sequence GTGGGCCTGAACGGATCCTTGAGCGCGTCGGCCCTGACAGTCGTACCGGGCGAGACGGTGGTGTTCGAACTACGCGTCACCGATGACGGCGCCGGCGAGGGCACCGCTGGGCAACCGGTGGTCCTGAAGGTGGGCGGGCCCGGGCGGCCCTTCTCCTACATCGTCCCCGAGACGGTCACGATCGCGGCCGGGGGGAGTGAGACCGTCCGGGTCGGCTTCCGCGTGCCCCGCACGTCGGTGCCGGCCGCCGGTCCGCTCCCTTTCGACGTCCGGGCCGAGGGCCTGGGCATCGTCTTGGCCGAGGGGGTCGTCGATGTCGCCCCGTTCAGCATCCTGTCGGCCACCATCGACCCCGTCGAGGTCAGCGGCCGGGGCCCGGGCCGCCACACGGTGACCGTGTCCAACCGGGGCAATGCTCCCGTCAACGTGACGCTGGCCGCCTACCCCGGCGAGGGGATCGACGTGCGGGTCGACCCGCCCGTGGTGGTGCCCTCCCCCGAAGGGTCGGCCTCGGCCACCGTCGAGGTGACCCCTAAGTCCCAGCCGTTCACGGGCGACACCCGGACGTTCGAGTTCAAGGTCGTGGCCACTGCCGAGGGGGGCAAGCCCGTCGAGGTCGGCGGCCGGCTGGTCCAGCAGGTGGCGGTGGCCACCCGGAAGGTGGTGGCCTCGGGCGTGGTGGTGGCCGTGCTCGTGCTCGCCCTGGTGCTCGGCCTCACCGTGTTCAACGGCGGTTCACCGTCGGGCTCGGCCCAGGCCCCCGAGGTGGAGAACGTGGCGGCCAACGACGCCTGCCCGGCCGAGGGCCGCCGCGACAACTACGGGGTGAGCGGGATGCGCCCCGAGGACATCCCCCGGCTGCCCAACGCCTACTCGTTCCTGCACGTCATGGAGGACGGCTGCACGCCGGTGCGCTTCAACCCGTGCGAGCCCGTCCACTACGTGCAGAACTCGGCCCTGGCCCCGCCCACGGGGGCGGCCGACGTGCGGGAGGCGTTCGCCAAGCTGTCCCGGGCCACGGGGATCACCTTCGTCGACGACGGCGAGACCGACGAGGTGGCCCGGGCCCGCAGCAACCACTACCTGCCCGAGCGCTACGGCGAGCGCTGGGCACCGATCCTCGTGTCGTGGACGCGGTTCCCCAGCCAGGGCAACGACCCGACCATCCAGGCCGTGGGACGGGGCATCGGGCACCGGGTGGGCGACGTGCTGGTGTCGGGCCAGCTCAGCCTGAACGTCGACGCCGTCACCGACCGCGAGGCCCGCACCCCCCTCGACGGCGGCTTCGGCCCCGAGATCGGCAGCGGCGTGGGTGCCATCGGGCCCAAGGGCGTCACCTGGGGAAGGATCATCCTCCACGAGCTGGCCCACGTGATCGGCCTGGGCCACACGCGCGACAAGGGGGCCATCATGTACCCCGAGTCGGCCGAGCAGACGGGCCGCCCGTCGGAGTTCCAGCAGCCCGACCTCCAGGGCATCCGCTACCTGGGACGGGAGATGGGCTGTCTCGCCACACCGCCCGTCCCGGGCGCGTAA
- the alr gene encoding alanine racemase: protein MTSVRPVWAEVDLGAVRHNTARLAAQARPAVLCAVVKAHAYGHGPVPVSKAVLEAGATWLAVALVEEGAVLRDAGIEAPVLLLSEPPPEAMDEVVALGLTPTVYTAEGLEALAAAAARWRPASAPGKERRPLAVHVKVDTGMHRVGAAPADAVKLGLAVRDRPELDLEGLWTHLATADAPDNPFTSEQLGRFAATLDELSEVAGRPRLVHACNSAAMLTRPEGHHDMVRCGITIYGQAPSPVLAPALGLRPVLSLRARVSQVKEVAPNEGISYGLRYRPAHTATVATVPIGYADGVPWRLGVTGGEVLIGGRRRPIAGAVTMDQVLVDCGDDRGVRPGDDVVLLGAQGGESIGPWEWAERVGTIAYDVLCGIGPRVPRTYLG, encoded by the coding sequence GTGACGTCCGTACGGCCGGTTTGGGCCGAGGTCGACCTCGGGGCGGTCCGTCACAACACCGCCCGGTTGGCGGCCCAGGCACGACCGGCGGTCCTGTGTGCGGTGGTAAAGGCCCATGCCTACGGCCACGGACCGGTGCCGGTGTCCAAGGCGGTCTTGGAGGCGGGCGCCACATGGCTGGCCGTAGCCCTGGTCGAAGAAGGGGCCGTGCTCCGCGACGCCGGCATCGAGGCCCCGGTCCTGCTCCTCTCCGAGCCTCCGCCCGAGGCCATGGACGAGGTCGTCGCCCTGGGCCTGACGCCCACCGTCTACACGGCTGAGGGCCTGGAGGCGCTGGCTGCGGCCGCCGCCCGGTGGCGCCCCGCCTCGGCCCCCGGCAAGGAACGCCGGCCGCTCGCCGTCCACGTGAAGGTGGACACCGGCATGCACCGGGTGGGCGCGGCCCCGGCCGACGCCGTCAAGCTGGGACTGGCCGTGCGGGACCGGCCCGAGCTCGACCTGGAGGGCCTGTGGACCCACCTGGCCACGGCCGACGCCCCCGACAACCCGTTCACCTCCGAGCAGCTCGGGCGGTTCGCGGCCACCCTGGACGAGCTCTCGGAGGTCGCCGGGCGCCCTCGCCTCGTGCACGCCTGCAACTCGGCGGCCATGCTCACCCGGCCCGAGGGCCACCACGACATGGTCCGCTGCGGGATCACCATCTACGGGCAGGCCCCGAGCCCGGTGCTGGCCCCCGCCCTCGGCCTGCGGCCCGTGCTGAGCCTGCGGGCGCGCGTGTCCCAGGTGAAGGAGGTGGCCCCCAACGAGGGCATCTCCTACGGGCTGCGGTACCGGCCGGCCCACACCGCGACCGTGGCCACCGTGCCGATCGGTTACGCCGACGGCGTGCCCTGGCGGCTGGGGGTAACCGGGGGCGAGGTGCTCATCGGGGGCCGCCGCCGACCGATCGCGGGGGCGGTGACCATGGACCAGGTGCTGGTCGACTGCGGCGACGACCGCGGGGTGCGGCCGGGCGACGACGTGGTCCTGCTCGGCGCACAGGGCGGGGAGAGCATCGGCCCGTGGGAGTGGGCCGAGAGGGTGGGGACCATCGCCTACGACGTGCTCTGCGGTATCGGTCCCCGGGTGCCCCGGACGTACCTGGGATAG
- a CDS encoding NAD(P)H-hydrate dehydratase yields MVPIVTPAEMQAIDEAAPEPVGVLVERAGAAVARAAMEMLGGGYGRRVVVVAGKGNNGADGRAAAARLARRGARVAIYEAAVAPADVRADLVVDAAYGTGFRGDYVAPDAGGSPVLAVDIPSGVDGLTGTACEGAVRAAHTVTFAALKPGLLIGAGPDLAGTVEVAPIGLDVSSASAWLVGPDELGWLADRPRHTHKWATALWVLAGSPGMAGAAHLCARAALRAGAGTVRLGIPGEPPAPRYLEVVGRTVPATGWAGAVLDDLGRAKALVVGPGLSRTDDAGRSARELVAQAPVPVVVDADGLYALGDVASTRSVVSGRSHGTVLTPHEGEFRRMTGSAPGPDRLGAVADLARRTGATVLLKGSTTIVAAPDGRSLWANAGDARLATAGTGDVLAGVIGAFLAQGLQPLEAAGLAAWAHGAAARLGPARGLVAGDLLDLLPSVLSADRGGDEGVTAPTWPATPHAAVRGAAAVRGAVSERPAPATTPGHPGRGTR; encoded by the coding sequence GTGGTCCCGATCGTCACGCCCGCGGAGATGCAGGCCATCGACGAGGCCGCCCCCGAGCCCGTGGGGGTGCTCGTCGAGCGGGCCGGGGCAGCCGTGGCCCGGGCCGCCATGGAGATGCTGGGCGGTGGGTATGGACGCCGGGTGGTCGTGGTCGCGGGCAAGGGCAACAACGGGGCCGACGGGCGAGCGGCCGCCGCCCGGCTGGCCCGCCGGGGGGCGAGGGTGGCGATCTACGAGGCCGCCGTTGCGCCGGCGGACGTGCGGGCCGACCTGGTCGTCGACGCCGCCTACGGGACGGGGTTCCGGGGGGACTACGTAGCGCCTGACGCCGGCGGGTCCCCCGTGCTGGCCGTGGACATCCCCTCGGGCGTGGACGGTCTGACGGGCACGGCGTGCGAGGGCGCGGTGCGGGCCGCCCACACCGTCACCTTCGCCGCCCTCAAGCCGGGCCTGCTCATCGGCGCCGGGCCCGACCTGGCCGGGACGGTAGAGGTGGCTCCCATAGGGCTCGACGTGTCCTCGGCCTCGGCCTGGCTGGTGGGGCCGGACGAGCTGGGCTGGCTGGCCGACCGGCCGCGCCACACCCACAAGTGGGCCACGGCCCTGTGGGTGCTGGCCGGGTCGCCGGGCATGGCCGGGGCCGCCCACCTGTGCGCCCGGGCGGCGCTGAGGGCCGGGGCGGGCACGGTGAGGCTGGGCATACCGGGGGAACCGCCCGCGCCCCGCTACCTCGAAGTGGTGGGCCGGACCGTGCCCGCCACCGGGTGGGCCGGTGCCGTACTCGACGACCTGGGCCGCGCCAAAGCGCTCGTCGTCGGCCCGGGCTTGAGCCGGACCGACGACGCCGGCCGGTCGGCCCGAGAGCTGGTCGCCCAAGCCCCCGTGCCCGTCGTGGTCGACGCCGACGGCCTCTACGCCCTGGGGGACGTGGCTTCCACCCGATCGGTGGTGTCTGGTCGCAGCCACGGGACCGTACTCACGCCCCACGAGGGCGAGTTCCGGAGGATGACGGGTTCGGCCCCCGGCCCCGACCGGCTGGGGGCGGTGGCCGACCTGGCCCGCCGCACCGGTGCGACCGTGCTCCTGAAAGGCTCGACCACGATTGTCGCCGCCCCCGACGGCCGGTCGTTGTGGGCCAACGCCGGGGACGCCCGGCTGGCCACGGCCGGGACGGGCGACGTGCTGGCCGGGGTCATCGGCGCCTTTCTGGCCCAGGGTCTCCAGCCCCTGGAGGCCGCCGGCCTGGCCGCCTGGGCCCACGGGGCGGCCGCCCGCCTCGGCCCGGCCCGGGGCCTGGTGGCCGGCGACCTGCTCGATCTGCTCCCATCGGTGTTGTCCGCCGACCGGGGCGGGGACGAAGGGGTTACGGCCCCGACCTGGCCGGCCACTCCCCATGCCGCCGTCCGGGGTGCAGCCGCCGTCCGGGGTGCGGTCTCCGAGCGGCCCGCCCCGGCAACGACCCCGGGCCATCCCGGCCGAGGTACCCGGTGA
- a CDS encoding holo-ACP synthase: MLGIGIDAVDVERFRQLLQRRPSAAARLFTDGELAYGQRWRDPAPRLAARFAAKEAVMKALGVGLGAFGFHDVEVVSAPSGAPGLVLRGAALALAGQAGVERWHLSLTHTDSVAQAVAVAT; this comes from the coding sequence GTGCTTGGCATCGGGATCGACGCCGTCGACGTGGAACGGTTCCGTCAACTGTTGCAGCGCCGCCCGTCGGCCGCCGCCCGCCTGTTCACCGACGGCGAACTGGCCTACGGCCAGCGCTGGCGAGACCCCGCTCCCCGCCTGGCGGCTCGGTTCGCGGCCAAGGAAGCCGTCATGAAGGCCCTGGGGGTGGGACTGGGGGCCTTCGGGTTCCACGACGTGGAGGTGGTCTCGGCCCCCTCGGGGGCGCCTGGCCTGGTGCTGCGGGGAGCCGCCCTGGCCCTGGCCGGCCAGGCCGGAGTCGAGCGCTGGCACCTGTCGCTGACCCACACCGACTCGGTCGCCCAGGCCGTGGCCGTCGCCACCTGA
- the glmM gene encoding phosphoglucosamine mutase, with product MTLRFGTDGVRGVANVDLTPELLVALGRAAARVLGPGPFLVGRDTRWSGPLVMAALASGLMAEGCDVVDLGVVPTPGVAYASAADGLPAAVVSASHNPFPDNGVKFFAPGGRKLASATESRLEDELDRLLAAGPRPGATVGEGLGRTSSRTDHQPYLESLAGAIEGRRLDGLHVVVDCANGAASELGPALFTGLGAQVEVLSASPDGRNINDGCGSTYPADLQAAVVARGAHAGLAFDGDADRVLAVDHTGALVDGDQIIALCAVDMAERGRLSESTVVVTVMANLGFREAMAAHGIAVVDTPVGDRHVLEALEEGGWSLGGEQSGHVIFRDHATTGDGLLTGLHVLDTVRRTGRSLADLASVMTRRPQVLRNVRVASRDLDGAHGLWAEVRAVEAAMDGRGRVLVRASGTEALLRVMVEAPSAPEARAACDRLCAAALRALGEAP from the coding sequence GTGACCCTCCGGTTCGGCACCGACGGTGTCCGGGGCGTCGCCAACGTCGACCTGACGCCCGAACTGCTCGTGGCCCTGGGCCGGGCCGCGGCCCGGGTGCTGGGCCCCGGGCCGTTCCTCGTCGGGCGGGACACGAGGTGGTCGGGGCCGCTGGTCATGGCCGCCCTGGCCTCGGGGCTCATGGCCGAGGGGTGCGACGTAGTCGACCTCGGGGTCGTGCCCACCCCGGGGGTCGCTTACGCGTCGGCCGCCGACGGGCTGCCGGCCGCGGTGGTGTCCGCCTCCCACAACCCCTTCCCCGACAACGGGGTGAAGTTCTTCGCTCCCGGTGGGCGCAAGCTGGCGTCGGCCACCGAGTCCCGCCTCGAGGACGAGCTCGACCGGTTGCTGGCCGCCGGGCCCCGCCCGGGGGCCACGGTGGGCGAGGGGCTGGGGCGGACTTCGAGCCGCACCGACCACCAGCCTTACCTCGAGTCTTTGGCCGGGGCCATAGAGGGCCGACGCCTCGACGGGCTGCACGTGGTCGTGGACTGTGCGAACGGCGCGGCCAGCGAGCTCGGTCCCGCGCTGTTCACCGGCCTGGGGGCGCAGGTCGAGGTGCTGTCGGCGTCCCCGGACGGGCGCAACATCAACGACGGGTGTGGCTCGACCTACCCGGCCGACCTCCAGGCGGCCGTCGTCGCCCGTGGCGCGCACGCCGGGCTGGCCTTCGACGGAGACGCCGACCGGGTTCTGGCCGTCGACCACACCGGAGCACTGGTCGACGGCGACCAGATCATCGCTTTGTGCGCGGTGGACATGGCCGAACGGGGCCGGCTCTCGGAGTCGACGGTCGTGGTCACGGTCATGGCCAACCTCGGGTTCCGAGAGGCCATGGCCGCCCATGGCATCGCCGTGGTCGACACCCCCGTGGGCGACCGCCACGTGCTCGAAGCCCTCGAGGAGGGCGGCTGGTCGCTGGGGGGCGAGCAGTCGGGCCACGTCATCTTCCGCGACCACGCCACCACCGGGGACGGCCTGCTCACCGGCCTGCACGTGCTCGACACCGTCAGGCGGACAGGGCGGTCCCTGGCTGACCTGGCCTCGGTCATGACCCGGCGGCCTCAGGTGCTGCGCAACGTGAGGGTCGCCTCGCGTGACCTCGACGGCGCCCACGGCCTGTGGGCTGAGGTACGGGCCGTCGAGGCGGCCATGGACGGTCGGGGCCGCGTCCTGGTCAGGGCCAGCGGCACCGAGGCCCTCCTGCGGGTCATGGTGGAGGCGCCCTCGGCCCCCGAGGCCCGGGCGGCGTGCGACCGGCTGTGCGCTGCGGCCCTGCGGGCTCTGGGCGAGGCTCCCTGA
- the rpsI gene encoding 30S ribosomal protein S9, producing the protein MPKPLCQTTGRRKQAVARVRLRPGAGNITVNKRPITDYFPTETHRMIVTEPLRTTSTNEVYDVDATIDGGGVSGQAGALRLGIARGLVELDAELRPQLKKGGFLTRDAREKESKKYGLKKARKAPQYSKR; encoded by the coding sequence ATGCCCAAGCCTCTCTGCCAGACGACCGGGCGCCGCAAGCAGGCGGTGGCCCGGGTGCGCCTCCGCCCCGGCGCCGGCAACATCACCGTCAACAAGCGGCCGATCACCGACTACTTCCCGACCGAGACCCACCGCATGATCGTGACCGAGCCGCTGCGGACCACCTCGACCAACGAGGTCTACGACGTCGACGCCACCATCGACGGCGGCGGTGTGTCGGGCCAGGCCGGGGCCCTTCGCCTGGGGATCGCCCGGGGCCTGGTCGAGCTCGACGCCGAGTTGCGCCCCCAGCTCAAAAAGGGCGGGTTCCTCACTCGCGACGCCCGCGAGAAGGAGTCGAAGAAGTACGGCCTGAAGAAGGCCCGCAAGGCTCCCCAGTACTCCAAGCGCTGA
- the rplM gene encoding 50S ribosomal protein L13 yields MRTYSPKPADIQRAWHVVDADGLVLGRLSTEVAKLLRGKHKPIFARHIDTGDHVIVVNAAKVVLTSGKAEKKEAIRHSGYPGGLKRRGYVDILANDPEEAIRRAVKGMLPKGPLGRQMIRKLKVYKGAEHPHAAQLPQPLEIAHARARS; encoded by the coding sequence GTGCGTACCTACTCGCCAAAACCTGCCGACATCCAGCGCGCCTGGCACGTCGTCGACGCCGACGGCCTGGTGCTGGGCCGCCTGTCCACCGAGGTGGCCAAGCTGCTGCGGGGCAAGCACAAGCCCATCTTCGCCCGCCACATCGACACCGGCGACCACGTCATCGTGGTGAACGCGGCCAAGGTCGTGCTCACGTCGGGCAAGGCAGAGAAGAAAGAGGCCATCCGCCACTCCGGCTACCCGGGCGGGCTCAAGCGCCGGGGCTACGTCGACATCCTGGCCAACGACCCCGAGGAGGCCATCCGCCGGGCCGTCAAGGGCATGCTGCCCAAGGGCCCCCTGGGGCGCCAGATGATCCGCAAGCTCAAGGTCTACAAGGGCGCGGAGCACCCCCACGCCGCCCAGCTCCCCCAGCCCCTCGAAATCGCCCATGCCCGGGCCCGGTCGTAG
- the ilvA gene encoding threonine ammonia-lyase, with the protein MITVADLTEARERVKGAVRPTPLDRSDTFSRMFGRPVALKPEHTQRTGSFKIRGATNRISRLAPGTEVVAASAGNHAQGVALAATRAGLASTIFMPRGAALPKVEATANYGASVQLGGDTVDDAIEAARAYVASRPGAVFVPPFDDPLVIAGQGTIGLELVEEAPDAEVVLVPVGGGGLVSGIAAALALAGGRRARVVGVEAEGAASLVASLAAGRCVAVPTVTTMADGIAIKSPSPLTLAHVQAYVDDVVTVSEDDISQAVVLLLERAKAVVEPAGAVGLAALLAGKVGGSGLAVAVLSGGNVDPFLLMQLVNRGLSAAGRFLVLRVLLHDRPGALAALTAAVARLGLNVLAVEHHRAGLVLPVADVEVVLTLETRDPDHRDEVVTALRTAGYQVDLVG; encoded by the coding sequence ATGATCACAGTGGCCGACCTGACTGAGGCCCGGGAGCGGGTGAAGGGGGCCGTCCGGCCCACCCCGCTCGACCGCTCCGACACGTTCAGCCGCATGTTCGGACGGCCGGTGGCGCTCAAACCCGAGCACACCCAGCGTACCGGCTCGTTCAAGATCAGAGGCGCCACCAACCGCATCTCCCGCCTCGCCCCGGGCACCGAGGTGGTGGCCGCGTCGGCCGGCAACCACGCCCAGGGAGTGGCCCTGGCGGCGACGCGGGCGGGGCTGGCATCGACGATCTTCATGCCCCGGGGGGCGGCGCTACCCAAGGTGGAGGCGACCGCCAACTACGGGGCCTCGGTGCAGCTGGGCGGCGACACGGTCGACGACGCCATCGAGGCGGCCCGGGCCTACGTGGCCAGCCGGCCCGGAGCAGTGTTCGTCCCGCCTTTCGACGACCCCCTCGTCATCGCCGGCCAGGGAACGATCGGCCTCGAACTGGTCGAGGAGGCCCCCGACGCCGAGGTGGTGCTGGTCCCCGTGGGCGGGGGCGGGTTGGTCTCGGGTATCGCCGCCGCCCTCGCCTTGGCCGGCGGGCGCCGTGCCCGGGTGGTCGGGGTCGAGGCCGAGGGGGCGGCGTCGCTGGTGGCCTCACTGGCCGCCGGCCGGTGCGTGGCCGTCCCCACGGTGACGACGATGGCCGACGGCATCGCCATCAAGTCCCCCTCGCCACTCACCCTGGCCCACGTGCAGGCCTACGTCGACGACGTTGTGACCGTCTCCGAGGACGACATCAGCCAGGCCGTGGTGCTCCTGCTCGAACGGGCCAAGGCGGTCGTCGAACCGGCCGGTGCCGTGGGCCTGGCGGCCCTGCTGGCCGGCAAGGTCGGGGGCAGCGGGTTGGCCGTGGCCGTCCTCTCGGGTGGCAACGTCGACCCGTTCCTGCTGATGCAGCTCGTCAACCGGGGGCTCTCGGCGGCAGGCCGGTTCCTCGTGCTGCGGGTGCTGCTCCACGACCGGCCCGGGGCCCTGGCCGCCCTCACCGCCGCCGTTGCCCGCCTCGGCCTCAACGTCCTCGCAGTCGAGCACCACCGGGCCGGCCTGGTCCTCCCCGTGGCCGACGTCGAGGTCGTGCTCACCCTCGAGACCCGCGACCCCGACCACCGTGACGAGGTCGTCACCGCCCTACGAACCGCCGGCTACCAGGTCGACCTCGTCGGCTGA
- a CDS encoding Uma2 family endonuclease has product MRTVVIGSNPDVEAIIARRHALGIDRYDEIWEGDYHMAPGPGGPLAVLDHALALFLGPRAKAAGLVGTSAFNLGQPNDYRVPDGGYHLERPTGTWVPTVAVVIEIVSPDDETYDKFAFYARRATELIVVDPTKRTVECYVSDGQHLVTSAGSTLLAVSAKEISQALPWP; this is encoded by the coding sequence ATGAGGACGGTCGTGATCGGGTCGAACCCGGATGTGGAGGCGATCATCGCCCGCCGCCACGCGTTGGGGATCGACCGCTACGACGAGATCTGGGAGGGCGATTACCACATGGCGCCAGGGCCGGGGGGACCGCTCGCCGTTCTCGACCACGCCCTCGCCCTGTTCCTCGGCCCGCGGGCCAAAGCAGCCGGGCTGGTCGGCACGTCAGCGTTCAACCTGGGCCAGCCCAACGACTATCGCGTACCCGACGGCGGCTATCACCTGGAGCGGCCGACGGGCACGTGGGTGCCAACGGTGGCCGTAGTCATCGAGATCGTCTCGCCCGACGACGAGACCTACGACAAGTTCGCCTTCTATGCCAGGCGAGCCACCGAGCTGATCGTGGTGGACCCCACGAAGCGGACGGTCGAGTGTTACGTGAGCGACGGGCAGCACCTGGTCACTTCAGCGGGGTCGACCTTGCTCGCGGTTTCCGCCAAGGAGATCTCCCAGGCCTTGCCCTGGCCGTAG
- a CDS encoding IS110 family transposase, whose translation MALAAEQAKAGPDPEVVLEATYGWYWLADLLGEAGANVHLAHPLGNNWGNRRVKNDERDATDLVDLLRLGRLAEAWVAPPELRELRELVRYRAKLVALRSGLKSQVHAVLAKEGVAVPMSDLFGVAGRALLDTVPLARAYTVRVESLRDLIELYDREVAMLDREVAAALGGHDGYRAIQRIPGVGPVLGSVFVAEIGDVGRFDGPDKLSSWAGLTPRHRESDTTVQRGHITKQGSRLVRWAAVEAVQRQRGGTKLQADYRRIAGRRGRKVGIVAAARKLLALVYFGLRDGEIRCLAAGEG comes from the coding sequence CTGGCCCTGGCCGCCGAGCAGGCCAAGGCCGGCCCCGACCCCGAGGTCGTGCTTGAGGCCACCTACGGCTGGTACTGGCTGGCCGACCTGCTGGGCGAGGCGGGCGCCAACGTCCACCTCGCCCACCCCCTCGGCAACAACTGGGGCAACCGGCGGGTGAAGAACGACGAGCGGGACGCCACCGACCTGGTGGACCTGCTCCGCCTCGGCCGGCTGGCGGAGGCCTGGGTCGCCCCACCCGAGCTGCGGGAGCTGCGGGAGCTGGTGCGCTACCGGGCCAAGCTGGTGGCGCTGCGCTCGGGCCTCAAGTCCCAGGTCCACGCCGTGCTGGCCAAAGAGGGCGTGGCCGTCCCGATGAGCGACCTGTTCGGCGTCGCCGGCCGGGCGCTGCTGGACACCGTCCCCCTGGCCCGGGCCTACACCGTGCGGGTCGAGTCATTGCGGGACCTGATCGAGCTCTACGACCGGGAGGTGGCCATGTTGGACCGCGAGGTGGCCGCCGCCCTGGGCGGCCACGACGGCTACCGGGCCATCCAGCGCATCCCCGGCGTGGGGCCCGTGCTGGGGTCGGTGTTCGTGGCCGAGATCGGCGACGTCGGGCGCTTCGACGGCCCCGACAAGCTGTCGTCGTGGGCCGGCCTCACCCCGCGCCACCGCGAGTCGGACACGACCGTGCAGCGGGGCCACATCACAAAGCAGGGCAGCCGCCTGGTGCGCTGGGCCGCCGTCGAGGCCGTCCAGCGCCAGCGGGGCGGCACCAAGCTCCAGGCCGACTACCGGCGCATCGCCGGGCGGCGAGGCCGCAAGGTCGGGATCGTGGCGGCGGCACGCAAGCTTCTCGCCCTCGTCTACTTCGGCCTGCGCGACGGAGAGATCCGTTGCCTGGCCGCCGGCGAGGGGTGA